From the Daphnia magna isolate NIES linkage group LG3, ASM2063170v1.1, whole genome shotgun sequence genome, one window contains:
- the LOC116919276 gene encoding vesicle transport protein USE1 isoform X2 has product MYITTLEEQLIELKKSPMQPQKDVLDDYTKSVAFLKGLTITEKLPSVTDKVVASQFLSPCSSPYGDTVSKEIRHKVSAQYSNQVRDELLTSKQPLANESISTEKNQEFENPTSTLRQRKTELLSTIKPSATSAHTQDFDGVISSEQQTQEEITKNLLSMAKTMKEQTMAANSIIRQDLITLEKSNVLAEENQANLHTQTQKLQERSGFCTRCWVWLFLLLVCMSFIAMIVFMRMFKKKKTS; this is encoded by the exons ATG TATATCACAACCCTTGAAGAGCAGCTGATTGAATTGAAGAAATCCCCAATGCAACCACAAAAAGATGTTCTGGATGACTACACAAAATCAGTTGCTTTTTTGAAAGGCCTTACAATTACAGAAAAACTG CCTTCTGTTACAGACAAAGTTGTAGCTTCCCAGTTTCTGTCCCCTTGCTCCTCCCCATATGGGGACACAGTTTCTAAAGAAATTCGACACAAGGTATCTGCTCAGTATAGCAATCAAGTGAGGGATGAGTTATTGACCAGTAAACAACCTTTGGCAAATGAAAGTATTTCAACTGAAAAGAATCAAGAATTTGAGAATCCTACATCAACATTAAGGCAAAGGAAGACAGAATTGTTGAGCACCATCAAACCAAGTGCCACTTCTGCTCATACACAGGATTTTGATGGAGTCATTAGTAGTGAACAACAAACACAGGAGGAAATCACAAAAAATTTACTTTCTATGGCAAAAACTATGAAAGAACAAACAATGGCAGCCAATTCAATCATTAGGCAAGACTTAATCACACTTGAAAAATCTAATGTGCTAGCTGAAGAAAACCAGGCTAACCTTCACACTCAAACACAGAAGCTTCAAGAGAGAAGTGGATTCTGCACCCGTTGTTGGGTTTGGTTGTTCTTGTTGCTTGTCTGCATGTCTTTCATAG CTATGATTGTCTTTATGCGGATgtttaagaagaagaagacgtcCTAA
- the LOC116919274 gene encoding ATP-dependent Clp protease ATP-binding subunit clpX-like, mitochondrial, translated as MSAARYRLLTIHKISPLIWTSTSSRFYQGLNKGTQSIKNIQRRSIYSSFWLCKAGTNIPTDPPTTGKGRTGSSSKGAGKDNNFCCPKCGNPCTNVETFVSSTRFVKCEKCHHFFVVLSEVDQKKSVKESQESTEIKSGQLKKAPPPPKKIYEYLNRHVIGQEWAKKVLSVAVYNHYKRIFNNLPNSPKKGTEEQEVPVANQGGRGRATPQAWADLLQVTGLGQSHGLGASGTTSQQQTLSPADEPKSSASSSGSDILDTSSHELRLDKSNILMLGPTGSGKTLLAQTIAQCLDVPFAICDCTTLTQAGYVGEDIESVIAKLLQDANYNVDKAQQGIVFLDEVDKIGAVPGIHQLRDVGGEGVQQGMLKMLEGTIVNVPERNAPRKLRGETIQVDTTNILFVASGAYTGLDRIVSRRKNEKYLGFGASSSGSSAGRRAATQAGMAEVSSEVADDESERDAFLRAVEARDLIDFGMIPEFVGRFPVIVPFHSLSQDTLVRILTEPRNALVPQFQMLFGMDKVELTFSPEALRAISKQAMEKKTGARGLRAIMETLLLDAMFEIPGSDIVSVHVTEDAVNGRSQPLFIHSAESVSNSNDGQAAVEDEELGQAQAGRG; from the exons ATTTTATCAAG GCTTGAACAAAGGAACACAGTCCATCAAAAACATCCAGCGAAGATCTATTTACTCAAGCTTTTGGCTATGTAAGGCAGGAACAAATATTCCAACAGACCCACCCACTACGGGTAAAGGCAGAACAGGAAGCTCTTCAAAGGGAGCTGGAAAAGACAATAATTTCTGCTGTCCTAAATGTGGAAACCCATGCACCAATGTTGAAACCTTTGTTT CCTCTACTCGTTTtgtaaaatgtgaaaaatgCCACCACTTCTTTGTGGTTCTCTCAGAAGTTGATCAGAAAAAATCTGTAAAAGAGTCACAAGAGTCGACAGAAATCAAGAGCGGTCAGCTTAAGAAAGCTCCCCCACCTCCCAAAAAG ataTATGAGTACTTGAACCGCCATGTAATTGGTCAAGAGTGGGCAAAGAAAGTTCTATCAGTTGCTGTTTATAACCACTACAAACGAATTTTCAACAATTTACCAAACAGTCCAAAGAAAGGGACTGAGGAGCAGGAAGTTCCTGTAGCAAATCAAGGTGGAAGAGGAAGAGCAACACCCCAAGCCTGGGCTG ATCTACTTCAAGTAACTGGATTAGGTCAGTCCCATGGCCTAGGTGCATCAGGCACTACTTCCCAACAACAGACGTTATCGCCAGCCGATGAACCAAAAAGTTCCGCCTCCTCGTCTGGCAGTGACATATTGGATACAAGCTCACATGAACTACGTCTTGATAAAAGTAACATACTTATGCTGGGACCCACCGGATCAG GTAAAACCCTCCTGGCACAGACCATCGCTCAATGTTTAGACGTTCCATTTGCAATTTGTGATTGCACAACTCTGACACAGGCTGGATACGTTGGTGAAGACATTGAAAGT GTGATTGCAAAATTGCTACAGGATGCAAATTACAATGTTGACAAAGCCCAACAAG GCATCGTTTTTCTTGATGAAGTTGACAAAATTGGCGCTGTTCCTGGAATTCATCAGCTGCGTGATGTCGGAGGAGAAGGCGTGCAACAAGGAATGTTAAAGATGCTGGAGGGAACAATTGTCAATGTTCCTGAGCGGAACGCTCCACGGAAACTTCGCGGGGAAACTATCCAAGTTGATACGACTAATATCCTATTTGTTGCTTCAGGCGCCTACACAGGACTAGACCGCATTGTATCACGtcgcaaaaatgaaaag TATTTAGGATTCGGCGCTAGCTCGTCTGGCAGTAGCGCCGGAAGACGAGCCGCCACACAGGCAGGAATGGCTGAAGTGTCTTCCGAGGTAGCCGATGATGAAAGCGAGCGAGATGCGTTTCTTCGTGCTGTCGAAGCAAGAGACTTAATTGACTTCGGCATGATTCCGGAATTTGTCGGCCGTTTCCCGGTTATCGTACCTTTCCATTCTCTATCTCAAGATACATTGGTCAGAATTCTTACAGAACCCAGAAATGCGCTAGTCCCACAGTTTCAGATGCTCTTTGGAATGGACAAA GTTGAATTGACGTTTTCGCCAGAAGCTCTCAGAGCCATTTCTAAACAAGCAATGGAGAAAAAGACCGGTGCCCGTGGGCTGAGGGCAATTATG gAAACTCTTTTACTCGACGCAATGTTCGAGATCCCTGGTTCCGATATTG TGTCAGTTCATGTCACTGAAGACGCCGTAAATGGCAGGAGTCAACCTCTGTTTATCCATTCAGCTGAA agTGTCAGTAATAGCAACGACGGTCAAGCAGCGGTGGAAGATGAAGAATTGGGACAAGCCCAAGCAGGACGTGGTTAG
- the LOC116919276 gene encoding vesicle transport protein USE1 isoform X1, which yields MTRTRLETNFVRLLEQCKTIANNGKHTEWRFEKYITTLEEQLIELKKSPMQPQKDVLDDYTKSVAFLKGLTITEKLPSVTDKVVASQFLSPCSSPYGDTVSKEIRHKVSAQYSNQVRDELLTSKQPLANESISTEKNQEFENPTSTLRQRKTELLSTIKPSATSAHTQDFDGVISSEQQTQEEITKNLLSMAKTMKEQTMAANSIIRQDLITLEKSNVLAEENQANLHTQTQKLQERSGFCTRCWVWLFLLLVCMSFIAMIVFMRMFKKKKTS from the exons ATGACGCGAACGCGGTTGGAGACCAATTTTGTTCGACTTTTGGAGCAATGTAAAACAATTGCCAACAATGGGAAACATACCGAGTGGAGATTTGAGAAG TATATCACAACCCTTGAAGAGCAGCTGATTGAATTGAAGAAATCCCCAATGCAACCACAAAAAGATGTTCTGGATGACTACACAAAATCAGTTGCTTTTTTGAAAGGCCTTACAATTACAGAAAAACTG CCTTCTGTTACAGACAAAGTTGTAGCTTCCCAGTTTCTGTCCCCTTGCTCCTCCCCATATGGGGACACAGTTTCTAAAGAAATTCGACACAAGGTATCTGCTCAGTATAGCAATCAAGTGAGGGATGAGTTATTGACCAGTAAACAACCTTTGGCAAATGAAAGTATTTCAACTGAAAAGAATCAAGAATTTGAGAATCCTACATCAACATTAAGGCAAAGGAAGACAGAATTGTTGAGCACCATCAAACCAAGTGCCACTTCTGCTCATACACAGGATTTTGATGGAGTCATTAGTAGTGAACAACAAACACAGGAGGAAATCACAAAAAATTTACTTTCTATGGCAAAAACTATGAAAGAACAAACAATGGCAGCCAATTCAATCATTAGGCAAGACTTAATCACACTTGAAAAATCTAATGTGCTAGCTGAAGAAAACCAGGCTAACCTTCACACTCAAACACAGAAGCTTCAAGAGAGAAGTGGATTCTGCACCCGTTGTTGGGTTTGGTTGTTCTTGTTGCTTGTCTGCATGTCTTTCATAG CTATGATTGTCTTTATGCGGATgtttaagaagaagaagacgtcCTAA